A stretch of the Helicoverpa armigera isolate CAAS_96S chromosome 5, ASM3070526v1, whole genome shotgun sequence genome encodes the following:
- the LOC110374675 gene encoding uncharacterized protein LOC110374675, protein MGEHLKVNPNDFTDYLQSLIKLDALEKMTEELDRELEDSQKIMMEIRSVYNSVSTGVNNEEPANSERRQATLSNLLEAGVPQLLMPDMAVENMDIDIDEAIASLKRYAEGLKHTLVVLEQQPPKPTEMVELNLDQYAQSLDQLGKRLANIKLNKNDNTKLKNADLEAKLQQLCGDVDMFMKLLSAKKTLSERNKNWTENRQDGNELQYDNIIKKLISDLNEVICLLQNKV, encoded by the exons ATGGGTGAACATTTAAAAGTCAATCCAAATGATTTCACAGACTACTTACAATCACTGATAAAATTGGATGCGTTAGAGAAAATGACTGAAGAATTGGATAGAGAGCTCGAGGATTCGCAAAAGATAATGATGGAAATAAGATCTGTGTACAACTCTGTGTCCACGGGTGTGAATAACGAGGAGCCTGCCAACAGCGAGCGGCGCCAAGCAACGCTCTCGAACTTGTTGGAAGCCGGTGTTCCTCAGCTGTTGATGCCGGACATGGCGGTGGAGAACATGGACATCGACATTGACGAGGCCATCGCATCCCTGAAGCGCTACGCCGAGGGGTTGAAGCATACGCTAGTGGTGCTAGAACAGCAGCCTCCCAAGCCCACTGAGATGGTGGAACTTAATTTGGACCAGTATGCTCAGAGCCTGGATCAGCTTGGCAAACGCTTGGCTAACATCAAACTGAATAAGAACGATAATACAAAGCTTAAGAATGCTGACCTTGAGGCCAAGCTGCAGCAGTTGTGTGGAGATGTTGATATGTTCATGAAG CTATTAAGTGCTAAGAAGACTTTAAGTGAACGCAACAAGAATTGGACTGAGAACCGACAAGATGGCAATGAGCTGCAATATGACAATATCATCAAGAAGTTGATCTCAGACCTCAATGAAGTCATATGCTTACTGCAGAACAAAGTATAA
- the LOC110374676 gene encoding U3 small nucleolar ribonucleoprotein protein IMP3: MVRKLKFHEQKLLKKVDFISWKVDNNLNEVKVMKKFHIQKREDYTKYNKLSRDIRELANKIKDLDASSEFRTEASAQLLEKLYQMGLIPTRWDLALASNVSASGFCRRRLPSVMVRNKMSENMKEATKYIEQGHVRVGPEVVKDPAFLVTRALEDFVTWVDGSAIRKHVMEYNDLRDDFEML; the protein is encoded by the exons ATGGTCCgaaaattaaaattccatgaGCAAAAACTGCTCAAGAAAGTTGATTTCATATCATGGAAAGTTGACAACAACTTGAATGAGGTGAAAGTAATGAAAAAGTTTCACATACAGAAACGAGAAGACTACACAAA ATATAATAAGCTGTCCAGGGATATCCGTGAACTGGCAAATAAGATAAAAGATTTGGACGCTAGCAGTGAGTTTCGAACGGAAGCAAGTGCACAGTTATTAGAGAAGTTATACCAGATGGGTTTGATACCGACGCGATGGGACCTTGCGTTGGCTAGCAATGTGTCAGCCAGTGGTTTCTGCCGACGAAGACTGCCCTCAGTAATGGTTAGAA ATAAAATGTCAGAGAACATGAAAGAAGCAACAAAATACATAGAACAGGGCCATGTCCGAGTGGGGCCAGAGGTTGTGAAGGATCCTGCCTTCCTTGTCACGAGAGCTCTTGAGGACTTTGTCACGTGGGTTGATGGCTCGGCCATCAGGAAACATGTTATGGAGTATAATGACCTG aggGATGATTTCGAAATGCTGTAA
- the LOC110374674 gene encoding uncharacterized protein LOC110374674 isoform X1: MKVGITKRAMSESRSQSRHVSYEQAKHIIDFMSQHIDFASGNLRSLEARHTSKRLWAELTKILNSCRGGTKKTADGWSKYWSDFKNKLKNKVWLLKKKKAGSTMTGITPLTKLEKRALAILGPYYEKIKTRKAYNKSNSIELHPEVKQESLHETIHVDSFSKSENEDNDRLSGADDQSNDSAESSGGEDGNENDSSAPVIQNIYPQWLIEVEKKRADAELIRAKAEEKRALVSAKNAEAALLQAEALKRLADAASTQAEAIMRIATVLETRGQKDVLDM; the protein is encoded by the exons ATGAAAG TAGGTATTACAAAAAGAGCAATGAGCGAAAGCAGAAGCCAATCTCGCCACGTGTCCTACGAGCAGGCGAAACATATCATAGATTTCATGTCACAGCACATAGACTTCGCTTCAGGCAACCTGCGCTCGCTGGAAGCCAGACACACTTCTAAAAGACTGTGGGCGGAGCTCACTAAGATCCTTAACAGCTGCCGGGGAGGCACCAAGAAGACTGCTGACGGATGGAGTAAG TACTGGAGTGATTTCAAAAACAAGTTGAAGAATAAAGTATGGCTGCTCAAGAAGAAAAAGGCTGGATCTACTATGACGGGCATCACACCACTCACTAAGCTGGAGAAGAGAGCCCTTGCTATACTAGGCCCTTATTATGAGAAGATCAAAACTAGGAAAGCATACAATAAATCAAATTCT ATTGAGTTGCACCCAGAAGTGAAACAGGAATCCTTGCATGAGACTATACATGTGGACAGTTTTAGTAAATCTGAAAATGAAGATAATGACAGACTATCgg GTGCTGATGATCAAAGTAATGACAGCGCAGAGTCCTCTGGTGGTGAAGATGGAAATGAAAATGATTCAAGTGCACCTGTTATACAGA ACATCTACCCACAATGGCTCATAGAGGTCGAGAAAAAACGCGCAGATGCCGAGTTAATACGTGCGAAAGCTGAAGAGAAGCGCGCCCTTGTCTCTGCCAAGAATGCAGAGGCCGCACTTTTACAAGCTGAGGCACTAAAGAGGTTGGCAGACGCTGCGAGTACACAGGCCGAGGCTATTATGAGGATAGCCACAGTGTTGGAGACTAGGGGACAAAAGGATGTGCTGGATATGTGA
- the LOC110374674 gene encoding uncharacterized protein LOC110374674 isoform X2, protein MKGITKRAMSESRSQSRHVSYEQAKHIIDFMSQHIDFASGNLRSLEARHTSKRLWAELTKILNSCRGGTKKTADGWSKYWSDFKNKLKNKVWLLKKKKAGSTMTGITPLTKLEKRALAILGPYYEKIKTRKAYNKSNSIELHPEVKQESLHETIHVDSFSKSENEDNDRLSGADDQSNDSAESSGGEDGNENDSSAPVIQNIYPQWLIEVEKKRADAELIRAKAEEKRALVSAKNAEAALLQAEALKRLADAASTQAEAIMRIATVLETRGQKDVLDM, encoded by the exons ATGAAAG GTATTACAAAAAGAGCAATGAGCGAAAGCAGAAGCCAATCTCGCCACGTGTCCTACGAGCAGGCGAAACATATCATAGATTTCATGTCACAGCACATAGACTTCGCTTCAGGCAACCTGCGCTCGCTGGAAGCCAGACACACTTCTAAAAGACTGTGGGCGGAGCTCACTAAGATCCTTAACAGCTGCCGGGGAGGCACCAAGAAGACTGCTGACGGATGGAGTAAG TACTGGAGTGATTTCAAAAACAAGTTGAAGAATAAAGTATGGCTGCTCAAGAAGAAAAAGGCTGGATCTACTATGACGGGCATCACACCACTCACTAAGCTGGAGAAGAGAGCCCTTGCTATACTAGGCCCTTATTATGAGAAGATCAAAACTAGGAAAGCATACAATAAATCAAATTCT ATTGAGTTGCACCCAGAAGTGAAACAGGAATCCTTGCATGAGACTATACATGTGGACAGTTTTAGTAAATCTGAAAATGAAGATAATGACAGACTATCgg GTGCTGATGATCAAAGTAATGACAGCGCAGAGTCCTCTGGTGGTGAAGATGGAAATGAAAATGATTCAAGTGCACCTGTTATACAGA ACATCTACCCACAATGGCTCATAGAGGTCGAGAAAAAACGCGCAGATGCCGAGTTAATACGTGCGAAAGCTGAAGAGAAGCGCGCCCTTGTCTCTGCCAAGAATGCAGAGGCCGCACTTTTACAAGCTGAGGCACTAAAGAGGTTGGCAGACGCTGCGAGTACACAGGCCGAGGCTATTATGAGGATAGCCACAGTGTTGGAGACTAGGGGACAAAAGGATGTGCTGGATATGTGA
- the LOC110374645 gene encoding raf homolog serine/threonine-protein kinase Raf isoform X2 has product MAVTREKENCSRKINGNIPALSLNSDNMSTSTDSDDVADPTYEIRNIQSIINVTRENIDALNAKFAGFQHPPSLYLSEYQELTSKLHNLELRERTLRELLQCESPDRSEEYSLHDDSKKFDTLTRQPKVFLRAHLPNQQRTSVQVKEGVTLRDALSKALKLRNLTCEMCEVVRTGNNLVIPWDIDITHIDAEEVTVRTLDKLPIMSHISHQFTRKTFFTLAFCECCRRLLFNGFYCSQCNFKFHQRCADKVPSICHQVRMTDTYYAALLAQNPETQAGILHFPPHFGYHHMISRTDQSKHQHPRSLNQQDRSNSAPNVCINMVQRPMTLAEHQRKHNQSNNSPQSSNYLTSGRHKQDDKDKAVDQQHSQSTQASPTGTLRPRRARARSADESWKNALSPRESYDDWVIHADEILIGARIGSGSFGTVYKAHWHGPVAVKTLNVKTPTPAQLQAFKNEVAVLRKTRHCNILLFMGCVSKPSLAIVTQWCEGSSLYQHLHVLETPFPLLYLIDVARQTAQGMDYLHAKNIIHRDLKSNNIFLRDDWSVKIGDFGLATAKVRWSDTSTAGGVQWQQPTGSILWMAPEVIRMEEPAPYTFRSDVYAYGIVLYELMAGELPYAHFNNKDQILWMVGRGLLRPDARRLRQDAPQALKRLFEDCIKFDREQRPLFRQILASLESMLRAMPKITRSASEPNLNRQLHASDDYLSYSCASPKTPVNFQFNTDTSFPAFYGIPVPNQRHP; this is encoded by the exons ATGGCAGTTACTAGAGAGAAAGAAAATTGTTCAAGAAAAATTAATGGAAATATACCTGCATTATCTCTCAATAGTGATAATATGTCGACGTCCACGGATAGTGACGACGTAGCGGACCCGACGTATGAAATTAGGAACATTCAAAGCATCATAAACGTAACTCGTGAAAACATTGACGCTCTGAATGCAAAATTCGCTGGTTTCCAGCATCCTCCGTCATTGTATCTGTCTGAATACCAAGAGTTGACGTCTAAGTTGCATAATTTGGAGTTAAGAGAGCGGACTTTGCGCGAGTTGCTGCAGTGTGAGTCGCCGGACAGGAGTGAGGAGTATTCGTTGCATGATGACAGTAAAAAGTTCGATACTCTTACGCGGCAGCCGAAGGTGTTCCTGCGGGCGCACCTGCCGAACCAGCAGCGCACGAGCGTGCAGGTGAAGGAGGGAGTGACGCTGCGGGACGCGCTGTCCAAGGCGCTGAAGCTGCGCAACCTGACCTGTGAGATGTGTGAAGTGGTGCGGACAGGCAATAACCTAGTGATACCGTGGGACATCGACATTACGCACATCGACGCCGAGGAG GTAACAGTCCGCACCCTGGACAAGCTGCCCATAATGTCGCACATATCGCATCAGTTCACCCGCAAGACGTTCTTCACTCTGGCCTTCTGCGAGTGCTGCAGGCGGCTACTGTTCAACGGCTTCTACTGCTCCCAGTGCAACTTCAAGTTCCACCAGCGCTGTGCTGACAAAGTGCCCAGTATTTGTCATCAG GTGCGCATGACAGACACGTACTACGCGGCGCTGCTAGCCCAGAACCCGGAGACGCAAGCCGGCATCCTGCACTTCCCGCCACACTTCGGGTACCATCATATGATCTCCAGGACTGATCAGAGCAA GCACCAGCACCCTCGCTCACTAAACCAGCAGGACAGGTCGAATTCGGCGCCAAACGTGTGCATCAACATGGTGCAACGCCCCATGACGCTGGCTGAGCACCAGAGGAAACATAACCAG TCTAACAACTCGCCGCAGTCGTCGAACTACCTGACGTCGGGCAGACACAAACAGGACGACAAAGACAAGGCTGTCGATCAGCAGCATAGCCAGAGCACACAG GCGTCCCCGACGGGCACACTCCGgccgcggcgggcgcgggcgcggtcGGCGGACGAGTCGTGGAAGAACGCGCTGTCGCCGCGCGAGAGCTACGACGACTGGGTCATACACGCCGACGAGATACTCATCGGCGCTAGGatag GTTCTGGCAGTTTCGGGACGGTATACAAGGCGCACTGGCACGGGCCGGTGGCGGTCAAGACGCTCAACGTCAAGACTCCCACGCCCGCACAGCTGCAGGCCTTCAAGAATgag GTGGCAGTCCTCCGCAAGACCCGGCACTGCAACATCCTCCTGTTCATGGGCTGCGTGTCGAAGCCGTCGCTGGCCATCGTGACGCAGTGGTGCGAGGGCTCCTCGCTGTACCAGCACCTGCACGTGCTGGAGACGCCCTTCCCGCTGCTGTACCTCATCGACGTGGCCCGCCAGACGGCGCAGGGCATGGACTATCTGCATGCTAAGaatattatacatag ggACCTGAAATCCAATAACATATTCCTGAGAGATGACTGGTCAGTCAAGATAGGAGATTTCGGTCTAGCCACGGCCAAGGTGCGGTGGTCAG ACACATCAACAGCGGGCGGCGTGCAGTGGCAGCAGCCGACGGGCTCGATCCTGTGGATGGCGCCCGAGGTGATCCGCATGGAGGAGCCGGCGCCCTACACCTTCCGCTCCGACGTGTACGCCTACGGCATCGTGCTCTACGAGCTTATGGCCGGCGAGCTGCCTTACGCGCACTTTAATAATAAGGATCAG ATCCTATGGATGGTGGGTCGCGGTCTCCTCCGGCCCGACGCGCGGCGCCTCCGCCAGGACGCTCCACAAGCACTCAAGCGCCTCTTCGAAGACTGCATCAAGTTCGACCGGGAACAGCGACCGCTATTCCGTCAGATCTTGGCCTCGCTAGAGTCCATGCTCCGAGCCATGCCTAAGATCACCCGCAGCGCTTCCGAACCGAACCTGAACAGGCAGCTGCATGCCTCTGATGATTATCTGAGCTACAGCTGTGCCTCGCCCAAAACGCCTGTTAACTTCCAGTTCAATACTGATACTAGCTTTCCTGCGTTTTatgg CATCCCAGTGCCTAACCAGCGGCACCCGTAG
- the LOC110374645 gene encoding raf homolog serine/threonine-protein kinase Raf isoform X1, with product MAVTREKENCSRKINGNIPALSLNSDNMSTSTDSDDVADPTYEIRNIQSIINVTRENIDALNAKFAGFQHPPSLYLSEYQELTSKLHNLELRERTLRELLQCESPDRSEEYSLHDDSKKFDTLTRQPKVFLRAHLPNQQRTSVQVKEGVTLRDALSKALKLRNLTCEMCEVVRTGNNLVIPWDIDITHIDAEEVTVRTLDKLPIMSHISHQFTRKTFFTLAFCECCRRLLFNGFYCSQCNFKFHQRCADKVPSICHQVRMTDTYYAALLAQNPETQAGILHFPPHFGYHHMISRTDQSKSISPAKKMKEFDVHWHQHPRSLNQQDRSNSAPNVCINMVQRPMTLAEHQRKHNQSNNSPQSSNYLTSGRHKQDDKDKAVDQQHSQSTQASPTGTLRPRRARARSADESWKNALSPRESYDDWVIHADEILIGARIGSGSFGTVYKAHWHGPVAVKTLNVKTPTPAQLQAFKNEVAVLRKTRHCNILLFMGCVSKPSLAIVTQWCEGSSLYQHLHVLETPFPLLYLIDVARQTAQGMDYLHAKNIIHRDLKSNNIFLRDDWSVKIGDFGLATAKVRWSDTSTAGGVQWQQPTGSILWMAPEVIRMEEPAPYTFRSDVYAYGIVLYELMAGELPYAHFNNKDQILWMVGRGLLRPDARRLRQDAPQALKRLFEDCIKFDREQRPLFRQILASLESMLRAMPKITRSASEPNLNRQLHASDDYLSYSCASPKTPVNFQFNTDTSFPAFYGIPVPNQRHP from the exons ATGGCAGTTACTAGAGAGAAAGAAAATTGTTCAAGAAAAATTAATGGAAATATACCTGCATTATCTCTCAATAGTGATAATATGTCGACGTCCACGGATAGTGACGACGTAGCGGACCCGACGTATGAAATTAGGAACATTCAAAGCATCATAAACGTAACTCGTGAAAACATTGACGCTCTGAATGCAAAATTCGCTGGTTTCCAGCATCCTCCGTCATTGTATCTGTCTGAATACCAAGAGTTGACGTCTAAGTTGCATAATTTGGAGTTAAGAGAGCGGACTTTGCGCGAGTTGCTGCAGTGTGAGTCGCCGGACAGGAGTGAGGAGTATTCGTTGCATGATGACAGTAAAAAGTTCGATACTCTTACGCGGCAGCCGAAGGTGTTCCTGCGGGCGCACCTGCCGAACCAGCAGCGCACGAGCGTGCAGGTGAAGGAGGGAGTGACGCTGCGGGACGCGCTGTCCAAGGCGCTGAAGCTGCGCAACCTGACCTGTGAGATGTGTGAAGTGGTGCGGACAGGCAATAACCTAGTGATACCGTGGGACATCGACATTACGCACATCGACGCCGAGGAG GTAACAGTCCGCACCCTGGACAAGCTGCCCATAATGTCGCACATATCGCATCAGTTCACCCGCAAGACGTTCTTCACTCTGGCCTTCTGCGAGTGCTGCAGGCGGCTACTGTTCAACGGCTTCTACTGCTCCCAGTGCAACTTCAAGTTCCACCAGCGCTGTGCTGACAAAGTGCCCAGTATTTGTCATCAG GTGCGCATGACAGACACGTACTACGCGGCGCTGCTAGCCCAGAACCCGGAGACGCAAGCCGGCATCCTGCACTTCCCGCCACACTTCGGGTACCATCATATGATCTCCAGGACTGATCAGAGCAA GTCTATCTCTCCAGCTAAGAAAATGAAGGAGTTTGATGTTCATTG GCACCAGCACCCTCGCTCACTAAACCAGCAGGACAGGTCGAATTCGGCGCCAAACGTGTGCATCAACATGGTGCAACGCCCCATGACGCTGGCTGAGCACCAGAGGAAACATAACCAG TCTAACAACTCGCCGCAGTCGTCGAACTACCTGACGTCGGGCAGACACAAACAGGACGACAAAGACAAGGCTGTCGATCAGCAGCATAGCCAGAGCACACAG GCGTCCCCGACGGGCACACTCCGgccgcggcgggcgcgggcgcggtcGGCGGACGAGTCGTGGAAGAACGCGCTGTCGCCGCGCGAGAGCTACGACGACTGGGTCATACACGCCGACGAGATACTCATCGGCGCTAGGatag GTTCTGGCAGTTTCGGGACGGTATACAAGGCGCACTGGCACGGGCCGGTGGCGGTCAAGACGCTCAACGTCAAGACTCCCACGCCCGCACAGCTGCAGGCCTTCAAGAATgag GTGGCAGTCCTCCGCAAGACCCGGCACTGCAACATCCTCCTGTTCATGGGCTGCGTGTCGAAGCCGTCGCTGGCCATCGTGACGCAGTGGTGCGAGGGCTCCTCGCTGTACCAGCACCTGCACGTGCTGGAGACGCCCTTCCCGCTGCTGTACCTCATCGACGTGGCCCGCCAGACGGCGCAGGGCATGGACTATCTGCATGCTAAGaatattatacatag ggACCTGAAATCCAATAACATATTCCTGAGAGATGACTGGTCAGTCAAGATAGGAGATTTCGGTCTAGCCACGGCCAAGGTGCGGTGGTCAG ACACATCAACAGCGGGCGGCGTGCAGTGGCAGCAGCCGACGGGCTCGATCCTGTGGATGGCGCCCGAGGTGATCCGCATGGAGGAGCCGGCGCCCTACACCTTCCGCTCCGACGTGTACGCCTACGGCATCGTGCTCTACGAGCTTATGGCCGGCGAGCTGCCTTACGCGCACTTTAATAATAAGGATCAG ATCCTATGGATGGTGGGTCGCGGTCTCCTCCGGCCCGACGCGCGGCGCCTCCGCCAGGACGCTCCACAAGCACTCAAGCGCCTCTTCGAAGACTGCATCAAGTTCGACCGGGAACAGCGACCGCTATTCCGTCAGATCTTGGCCTCGCTAGAGTCCATGCTCCGAGCCATGCCTAAGATCACCCGCAGCGCTTCCGAACCGAACCTGAACAGGCAGCTGCATGCCTCTGATGATTATCTGAGCTACAGCTGTGCCTCGCCCAAAACGCCTGTTAACTTCCAGTTCAATACTGATACTAGCTTTCCTGCGTTTTatgg CATCCCAGTGCCTAACCAGCGGCACCCGTAG
- the LOC110374637 gene encoding neurofilament heavy polypeptide yields the protein MKSKSFDLKPSSAEKHAFDKTLDFVGLYKSVADTNKVAEKRKSDETINKETVKAKTGTPKRELTANKNKKRSKQETLDISQIKIDGSNLNTSTDRSSPVRDLKVTSTPNASNKNQDQAGGVKSIMKNKSVTEHSTESPRSVSSGKPKKRNKSVSFMLDDNEEVVVKRTKSDDSKVGAKPGAAAKTVIKDKNKNIKKLKKYQQSEKENKAAEVNNLNMEVDAVKTITLEKKPAKFNKTKKMLGESSGDAKSQAQEIKEKKKKIKKVKKAKPENSEPTDTDNNNEVPTESKAKKLKKKKVKSPPTETTEGEGEPAPKARRKDAKPEAIAEDLENLSIGDNAHTLTNLLDEMTVVDKTKRKQLRQKFNKNKKPKGPAVPTKEDAEKSEEVKEKIKWKKRKWNKDKKGDMDEDSLAHTVIVENLPISIMLNYKKLLTDQFIKHGPIKKFGIAEVYPTEESKPVFTTTINFHTSVAAEKALEENHTYVDNSRIRVKRALPATQTTLVVRSYAELTDQALSTTFLGAGKIRSIRHLVKGKNTMSTAFIEFDGPEAVERAIKLAGDTKIGGKKIHLSKFEIRAKKVKKHKSEGDSAADADSEDSND from the exons ATGAAATCCAAGTCATTTGATTTAAAACCAAGTTCTGCTGAAAAGCATGCATTTGACAAGACCCTAGATTTTGTTGGTCTTTACAAGTCTGTTGCAGATACGAATAAAGTTGCGGAGAAACGAAAGTCTGATGAAACAATCAATAAGGAAACCGTAAAAGCCAAGACAGGTACCCCTAAACGTGAACTCAcagctaacaaaaacaaaaagcgGAGCAAACAAGAGACATTGGACATTTCGCAAATTAAAATTGATGGCTCTAATTTAAACACAAGTACAGATCGTAGCAGTCCTGTCAGGGATTTGAAAGTTACTTCTACTCCTAACGCGAGTAACAAGAATCAAGACCAAGCGGGAGGAGTCAAGTCCATCATGAAAAACAAATCGGTAACTGAGCACTCTACAGAGAGTCCAAGGTCGGTCTCCAGTGGCAAGCCCAAGAAGAGGAACAAGTCCGTCAGCTTCATGCTAGACGACAATGAGGAAGTTGTCGTGAAGAGGACCAAGTCTGATGACTCCAAAGTTGGTGCGAAGCCTGGTGCTGCAGCCAAAACTGTTATCAAAGACAAAAACAAGAAcattaaaaagttgaaaaagtATCAGCAATCTGAAAAGGAGAATAAGGCAGCTGAAGTCAACAATCTAAATATGGAGGTTGATGCTGTTAAAACTATTACACTTGAGAAAAAACCTGCaaagtttaataaaactaaaaaaatgctGGGAGAGTCATCAGGTGATGCCAAAAGCCAAGCTCAAGAAATCAAagagaaaaagaagaagataaAAAAGGTAAAGAAAGCAAAACCTGAAAATTCAGAGCCTACCGACACAGATAATAACAATGAGGTGCCAACTGAATCTAAagctaaaaagttaaaaaagaagAAGGTGAAGTCTCCTCCCACTGAAACAACTGAAGGGGAAGGGGAGCCCGCACCTAAGGCACGTAGGAAGGATGCAAAACCTGAAGCTATTGCTGAGGACCTAGAGAACCTCAGCATAGGTGACAACGCTCACACATTGACAAACCTGCTTGATGAGATGACTGTTGTTGACAAAACAAAGCGCAAACAGTTGAGGCAGAAATTCAACAAGAACAAGAAACCTAAAGGCCCAGCGGTTCCCACTAAAGAAGATGCAGAGAAGAGTGAAGAAGTTAAAGAGAAGATTAAATGGAAGAAGAGAAAGTGGAACAAGGATAAGAAGGGAGATATGGACGAGGACAGCTTAGCACATACAGTTATTGTGGAGAACCTGCCGATATCTATCATGTTGAACTATAAGAAGTTGCTCACTGACCAGTTTATTAAACATGGACCCATTAAAAAGTTTGG CATTGCAGAGGTGTATCCCACAGAAGAATCAAAGCCAGTATTTACTACTACCATAAATTTCCACACCAGTGTAGCAGCTGAGAAG GCATTAGAAGAAAACCACACATACGTAGACAACAGCCGCATCCGCGTGAAGCGAGCGCTGCCCGCGACACAGACGACGTTGGTGGTGCGGTCTTATGCTGAGCTGACCGACCAGGCGCTCAGCACCACATTCCTCGGCGCCGGCAAGATCAGGAGCATACGACATCTTGTCAAGGGGAAGAACACCATGT CGACGGCATTCATCGAATTCGATGGACCCGAAGCAGTGGAACGTGCAATCAAGCTGGCTGGTGACACCAAAATTGGCGGCAAAAAGATCCATCTGTCCAAGTTCGAGATTCGCGCCAAAAAAGTGAAGAAACACAAGAGCGAGGGTGACAGCGCTGCCGACGCCGACAGCGAAGATTCAAACGATTAG